Proteins from a genomic interval of Oreochromis aureus strain Israel breed Guangdong linkage group 6, ZZ_aureus, whole genome shotgun sequence:
- the stn1 gene encoding CST complex subunit STN1 isoform X3: protein MQAAAMDPAEEPPSMLWGLDPVFSAFARLYIRDILEMTESTQVPGIYFYNLHPISKVDVLGTVVYKREREDFFCYGAGAQLSAAAQGGFEPVAELQKLRRAQRTRCHLEIGELLRVRGPVKTSRQQREIKASTYYKVSDPVMAVQISWMMEAPQLYRQCYDKAPQLEPDAAGDSAVSSLSRATKILKDFLKQKSVSRFRPYDVQDLLQPLISSQPQAASADQEPVAGPSACQQLRQLLKEALQILQDEGAVYRKVKSQDEVYLVTVQDKDLLVAVKDIIREDSRREKYVEKGCHVLHILSAVRQRYSLNVSRAALELVLKTLECNSDIISTSDSHYTAI from the exons ATGCAGGCAGCTGCGATGGATCCAGCGGAAGAGCCTCCGTCGATGCTGTGGGGACTGGACCCGGTGTTTTCCGCCTTCGCTCGGCTGTATATCAGAGACATCCTGGAGATGACGGAGTCCACCCAGGTACCAG GGATTTACTTCTACAACCTGCACCCGATCTCCAAAGTCGATGTGCTGGGAACGGTGGTCTAcaagagggagagggaggactTCTTCTGCTATGGAG CAGGGGCGCAGCTCAGCGCTGCGGCTCAGGGAGGCTTCGAGCCGGTGGCGGAGCTGCAGAAGCTGAGACGAGCCCAGCGGACGCGCTGCCACCTGGAGATCGGAGAGCTGCTCCGAGTCAGGGGACCGGTGAAGACGTCGAGGCAGCAGAGGGAAATCAAGGCCTCCACCTACT ATAAAGTGAGCGACCCCGTGATGGCGGTGCAGATTTCCTGGATGATGGAGGCTCCTCAGCTCTACAGACAGTGTTACGACAAAGCGCCTCAGCTGGAGCCCGACGCGGCGGG AGACTCGGCTGTCAGCTCCCTCAGCAGGGCAACTAAGATCTTGAAAGACTTTTTAAAGCAGAAGTCGGTGAGCAGGTTCAGACCCTACGATGTCCAGGACCTCCTGCAGCCTCTGATCTCCAGCCAGCCTCAGGCAGCATCTGCTGACCAG GAGCCTGTCGCAGGTCCGTCTGCGTGCCAGCAGCTCCGTCAGCTCCTGAAGGAGGCCCTGCAGATCCTACAGGACGAGGGTGCCGTGTACCGCAAGGTCAAGTCCCAGGACGAAGTCTATCTc GTGACCGTGCAGGACAAGGATCTGCTCGTGGCCGTCAAAGACATCATCAGGGAGGACTCGAGGAGGGAGAAGT ACGTGGAGAAGGGCTGCCACGTCCTGCACATCCTGTCGGCAGTCAGGCAGCGGTACAGCCTCAACGTGAGCCGCGCCGCTCTGGAGCTCGTCCTCAAGACGCTCGAGTgcaacagtgacatcatcagcaCCAGTGACAGCCACTACACCGCCATCTGA
- the slkb gene encoding STE20-like kinase b, with protein MSFFNFRKIFKLGAEKKKKQYEHVRRDENPEEIWEIIGELGDGAFGKVFKAQNKQTGVLAAAKVIDTKTEEELEDYMVEIDILASCDHQNIVKLLDAFYYESKLWILIEFCAGGAVDAVMLELERPLTEPQIRVVCRQTLQALVYLHENKIIHRDLKAGNILLTLDGDVKLADFGVSAKNTKTLQRRDSFIGTPYWMAPEVVMCETSKDRPYDYKADIWSLGVTLIEMAQVEPPNHEMNPMRVLLKIAKSDPPTLMQPSRWSPDFSDFLKRCLDKNIDNRWSAMQLLQHSFVSSVTDSRPLRELIAEAKAEVTEEIEEHKEEEEEEETEARLGHKRAPSDVSVGSSEDEKIPLSPSSLESVPEKAEPILPLPIPAELPVANHVVSTSSVEEPPAPAAGEPAEEALNTPVKDEEAEKKPVEEEVPEVPLADVTPSEPESEPEAPAKELQQLELAVEDEKEVDTAEDEERSEVTEASQEEKTPITEETNTPAEEEEEEEDRYKHLKVTLTLPDQDNAVLKEEDGEKPTEKDEKTVPDRAKDDKERDSDSGNGSAADNSSVDLNLSISSFLSKAKEAGSVSIQDTKRQKKTLKKTRKFIVDGVEVSVTTSKIITDNDTKNEEMRFLRRQELRELRLLQKEEQRAQQQLSNKLQQQKEQIYRRFEQETTSKKRQYDQEVENLERQQKQTIERLEQEHTSRLRDEAKRIKGEQEKELAKYQNVLKNRKKEEQEFLQKQQQDLDSALKKIIQQHKHELATIERECLNHKQQLLRAREAAMWELEERHLQEKHQLLKQQLKDQYFMQRHQLLKRHEKEMEQMQRYNQRLIEEMKNKQTQEKARLPKIQRSEAKTRMAMFKKSLRITGAAISPEQEREKVKQFAAQEEKRQKNERLHQQQKHENQMRDLQLQCDANIRELQQLQNEKCHLLIEHETQKLKELDEEHSQELKEWREKLRPRKKALEEEFARKLQEQEVFFKMSGESECLNPSTQTRISKFYPIPSVQSTGF; from the exons ATGTCGTTTTTTAATTTCCGTAAAATATTCAAATTGGGAgcggagaagaagaagaaacagtacGAGCACGTCCGCAGGGATGAAAACCCGGAGGAGATCTGGGAGATCATCGGTGAGCTTGGAGATGGAGCCTTTGGAAAAGTCTTCAAG GCTCAGAACAAGCAGACGGGCGTACTCGCTGCAGCCAAAGTTATTGACACAAAGACtgaggaggagctggaggacTACATGGTGGAGATTGACATCCTCGCCTCCTGCGACCACCAAAACATTGTCAAACTGCTCGATGCTTTCTATTACGAGAGCAAACTGTGG ATACTCATCGAGTTCTGTGCAGGAGGGGCCGTGGATGCTGTTATGCTCG AGCTGGAGAGACCCCTGACAGAGCCTCAGATCAGGGTGGTGTGTAGGCAGACTCTGCAGGCGCTCGTCTACCTCCACGAAAACAAAAtcatccacagagacctgaaagcCGGCAACATCCTCCTCACGCTGGACGGTGACGTCAAGCTGG CGGACTTCGGTGTGTCTGCCAAGAACACCAAAACACTCCAGAGAAGAGACTCTTTCATTGGAACGCCGTACTG GATGGCTCCAGAGGTGGTGATGTGCGAGACATCCAAGGACCGTCCGTACGACTACAAGGCTGACATCTGGTCCCTCGGGGTCACCCTGATTGAGATGGCACAGGTTGAGCCACCAAACCATGAGATGAACCCCATGAGagttctgctgaaaatagccAAGTCCGATCCTCCGACGCTGATGCAGCCGTCACGCTG GTCTCCAGATTTTAGTGATTTCCTGAAGCGCTGCCTGGACAAGAACATCGACAACAGATGGAGTGCGATGCAGCTTCTGCAG CATTCGTTCGTGTCTAGTGTGACGGACAGTAGGCCACTGAGGGAGCTGATCGCTGAGGCGAAGGCCGAGGTCACCGAGGAGATAGAAGAgcacaaagaggaagaggaggaggaagagacagAAGCACGTCTG ggTCATAAACGCGCTCCTTCTGATGTCAGCGTCGGCAGTTCTGAGGATGAGAAGATCCCCCTTTCTCCCTCCAGCTTGGAATCAGTCCCTGAGAAGGCGGAGCCAATTCTTCCTTTGCCCATACCTGCTGAACTCCCTGTGGCCAACCACGTGGTGAGCACCAGCTCCGTAGAGGAacctcctgctcctgctgcaGGAGAGCCTGCAGAGGAGGCATTAAACACTCCAGTTAAGGATGAAGAGGCAGAAAAGAAGCCGGTAGAGGAAGAAGTTCCAGAAGTTCCTCTGGCTGATGTCACCCCATCAGAGCCAGAGTCTGAGCCGGAGGCACCTGCTAAGGAACTACAGCAGCTGGAACTAGCTGTGGAGGACGAAAAGGAGGTGGACACAGCCGAGGATGAGGAGCGCTCAGAGGTCACTGAGGCTTCTCAGGAGGAAAAGACGCCCATCACAGAGGAAAcaaacactccagcagaggaggaagaggaggaggaagatcgGTACAAGCATCTAAAAGTGACTCTGACACTACCAGATCAAGATAACGCTGTCCTGaaggaggaggatggagagaaGCCCACAGAGAAGGATGAGAAGACGGTGCCAGACAGAGCGAAGGACGACAAGGAGAGAGATTCGGATTCTGGAAATGGCTCAGCTGCAGATAACAGCAGCGTAGACCTGAATCTGTCCATCTCAAGCTTCCTGTCCAAAGCAAAAGAGGCTGGATCTGTTTCCATACAG GACACCAAGCGGCAGAAGAAGACGCTGAAGAAGACTCGCAAGTTCATTGTGGATGGAGTGGAAGTTAGCGTCACGACATCAAAGATCATCACAGACAATGACACCAAGAACGAGGAGATGAGATTCCTCAG GCGACAGGAGCTGAGGGAGCTGCGTCTCCTGCAGAAGGAGGAGCAGAGGGcccagcagcagctcagcaacaagctgcagcagcagaaggagCAGATCTACCGACGCTTCGAGCAGGAGACCACG AGTAAGAAGCGACAGTACGACCAGGAGGTGGAGAACCTGGAGCGGCAGCAGAAGCAGACGATTGAGAGGCTGGAGCAGGAGCACACCAGCCGGCTCAGAGACGAGGCCAAACGCATCAAAGGCGAGCAGGAGAAAGAACTCGCCAAGTACCAGAACGTGCTGAAGAACCGCAAGAAAGAG GAACAGGAGTTTctgcagaagcagcagcaggatcTGGACAGCGCCCTGAAGAAGATCatccagcagcacaaacacgaGCTCGCCACCATCGAGAGAGAGTGCCTCAACCACAAGCAGCAGCTCCTCCGAG CACGGGAGGCCGCCATGTGGGAGCTGGAAGAGCGCCATCTGCAGGAGAAACACCAGCTGCTCAAACAGCAGCTCAAAGACCAGTACTTCATGCAGAGGCATCAGCTGCTGAAGAGACACGAGAAG GAGATGGAGCAGATGCAGCGCTACAACCAGCGTCTGATCGAGGAGATGAAGAACAAGCAGACGCAGGAGAAAGCCCGACTGCCCAAGATCCAGCGCAGCGAAGCCAAAACCCGCATGGCCATGTTCAAGAAGAGCCTTCGCATCACCGGAGCCGCCATCAGCCCCgagcaggagagggagaaggtCAAACAG TTCGCAGCTCAGGAAGAGAAGAGGCAGAAGAACGAGCGGCTGCACCAACAGCAGAAGCACGAAAACCAGATGAGAGACCTGCAGCTCCAGTGTGACGCCAACATCCGCGAGCTCCAGCAGCTGCAG aACGAGAAGTGCCACCTGCTGATCGAACACGAGACCCAGAAGCTGAAGGAGCTGGACGAGGAGCACAGCCAGGAGCTGAAGGAGTGGAGGGAGAAACTGCGACCCAGGAAGAAG GCGCTGGAGGAGGAGTTCGCCAGGAAGCTGCAGGAGCAGGAAGTGTTCTTCAAGATGAGCGGCGAGTCGGAGTGCCTTAATCCCTCCACCCAGACCCGCATCTCCAAGTTCTATCCAATCCCCAGCGTCCAGTCCACCGGCTTCTAG
- the stn1 gene encoding CST complex subunit STN1 isoform X2 yields MQAAAMDPAEEPPSMLWGLDPVFSAFARLYIRDILEMTESTQVPGIYFYNLHPISKVDVLGTVVYKREREDFFCYGVDDGTGVINCLCWKSDLLKEEREPSKWAQLSAAAQGGFEPVAELQKLRRAQRTRCHLEIGELLRVRGPVKTSRQQREIKASTYYKVSDPVMAVQISWMMEAPQLYRQCYDKAPQLEPDAAGDSAVSSLSRATKILKDFLKQKSVSRFRPYDVQDLLQPLISSQPQAASADQEPVAGPSACQQLRQLLKEALQILQDEGAVYRKVKSQDEVYLVTVQDKDLLVAVKDIIREDSRREKYVEKGCHVLHILSAVRQRYSLNVSRAALELVLKTLECNSDIISTSDSHYTAI; encoded by the exons ATGCAGGCAGCTGCGATGGATCCAGCGGAAGAGCCTCCGTCGATGCTGTGGGGACTGGACCCGGTGTTTTCCGCCTTCGCTCGGCTGTATATCAGAGACATCCTGGAGATGACGGAGTCCACCCAGGTACCAG GGATTTACTTCTACAACCTGCACCCGATCTCCAAAGTCGATGTGCTGGGAACGGTGGTCTAcaagagggagagggaggactTCTTCTGCTATGGAG TGGATGATGGTACGGGTGTTATAAACTGCCTGTGCTGGAAAAGTGACCTCCTGAAAGAGGAGCGGGAGCCGAGCAAGT GGGCGCAGCTCAGCGCTGCGGCTCAGGGAGGCTTCGAGCCGGTGGCGGAGCTGCAGAAGCTGAGACGAGCCCAGCGGACGCGCTGCCACCTGGAGATCGGAGAGCTGCTCCGAGTCAGGGGACCGGTGAAGACGTCGAGGCAGCAGAGGGAAATCAAGGCCTCCACCTACT ATAAAGTGAGCGACCCCGTGATGGCGGTGCAGATTTCCTGGATGATGGAGGCTCCTCAGCTCTACAGACAGTGTTACGACAAAGCGCCTCAGCTGGAGCCCGACGCGGCGGG AGACTCGGCTGTCAGCTCCCTCAGCAGGGCAACTAAGATCTTGAAAGACTTTTTAAAGCAGAAGTCGGTGAGCAGGTTCAGACCCTACGATGTCCAGGACCTCCTGCAGCCTCTGATCTCCAGCCAGCCTCAGGCAGCATCTGCTGACCAG GAGCCTGTCGCAGGTCCGTCTGCGTGCCAGCAGCTCCGTCAGCTCCTGAAGGAGGCCCTGCAGATCCTACAGGACGAGGGTGCCGTGTACCGCAAGGTCAAGTCCCAGGACGAAGTCTATCTc GTGACCGTGCAGGACAAGGATCTGCTCGTGGCCGTCAAAGACATCATCAGGGAGGACTCGAGGAGGGAGAAGT ACGTGGAGAAGGGCTGCCACGTCCTGCACATCCTGTCGGCAGTCAGGCAGCGGTACAGCCTCAACGTGAGCCGCGCCGCTCTGGAGCTCGTCCTCAAGACGCTCGAGTgcaacagtgacatcatcagcaCCAGTGACAGCCACTACACCGCCATCTGA
- the stn1 gene encoding CST complex subunit STN1 isoform X1 — protein MQAAAMDPAEEPPSMLWGLDPVFSAFARLYIRDILEMTESTQVPGIYFYNLHPISKVDVLGTVVYKREREDFFCYGVDDGTGVINCLCWKSDLLKEEREPSKSGAQLSAAAQGGFEPVAELQKLRRAQRTRCHLEIGELLRVRGPVKTSRQQREIKASTYYKVSDPVMAVQISWMMEAPQLYRQCYDKAPQLEPDAAGDSAVSSLSRATKILKDFLKQKSVSRFRPYDVQDLLQPLISSQPQAASADQEPVAGPSACQQLRQLLKEALQILQDEGAVYRKVKSQDEVYLVTVQDKDLLVAVKDIIREDSRREKYVEKGCHVLHILSAVRQRYSLNVSRAALELVLKTLECNSDIISTSDSHYTAI, from the exons ATGCAGGCAGCTGCGATGGATCCAGCGGAAGAGCCTCCGTCGATGCTGTGGGGACTGGACCCGGTGTTTTCCGCCTTCGCTCGGCTGTATATCAGAGACATCCTGGAGATGACGGAGTCCACCCAGGTACCAG GGATTTACTTCTACAACCTGCACCCGATCTCCAAAGTCGATGTGCTGGGAACGGTGGTCTAcaagagggagagggaggactTCTTCTGCTATGGAG TGGATGATGGTACGGGTGTTATAAACTGCCTGTGCTGGAAAAGTGACCTCCTGAAAGAGGAGCGGGAGCCGAGCAAGT CAGGGGCGCAGCTCAGCGCTGCGGCTCAGGGAGGCTTCGAGCCGGTGGCGGAGCTGCAGAAGCTGAGACGAGCCCAGCGGACGCGCTGCCACCTGGAGATCGGAGAGCTGCTCCGAGTCAGGGGACCGGTGAAGACGTCGAGGCAGCAGAGGGAAATCAAGGCCTCCACCTACT ATAAAGTGAGCGACCCCGTGATGGCGGTGCAGATTTCCTGGATGATGGAGGCTCCTCAGCTCTACAGACAGTGTTACGACAAAGCGCCTCAGCTGGAGCCCGACGCGGCGGG AGACTCGGCTGTCAGCTCCCTCAGCAGGGCAACTAAGATCTTGAAAGACTTTTTAAAGCAGAAGTCGGTGAGCAGGTTCAGACCCTACGATGTCCAGGACCTCCTGCAGCCTCTGATCTCCAGCCAGCCTCAGGCAGCATCTGCTGACCAG GAGCCTGTCGCAGGTCCGTCTGCGTGCCAGCAGCTCCGTCAGCTCCTGAAGGAGGCCCTGCAGATCCTACAGGACGAGGGTGCCGTGTACCGCAAGGTCAAGTCCCAGGACGAAGTCTATCTc GTGACCGTGCAGGACAAGGATCTGCTCGTGGCCGTCAAAGACATCATCAGGGAGGACTCGAGGAGGGAGAAGT ACGTGGAGAAGGGCTGCCACGTCCTGCACATCCTGTCGGCAGTCAGGCAGCGGTACAGCCTCAACGTGAGCCGCGCCGCTCTGGAGCTCGTCCTCAAGACGCTCGAGTgcaacagtgacatcatcagcaCCAGTGACAGCCACTACACCGCCATCTGA